The following proteins come from a genomic window of Microbacterium lemovicicum:
- a CDS encoding dihydrolipoyl dehydrogenase family protein: MTRSSRRVGSTVTPAQAASRQWDLVVLGAGSAGLVASRTAAALGASVLLIEAGRFGGECLHTGCVPSKALIATAAAAHAARHGSTLGVGGQDVPIDFGAVMSHVRAAIRRIEPVDSPDALAKDGVHSLRGHARFDGPDAVVVDAERIRFRDAIVATGSAPIRSPAEGAESIDVLTNETFWDLDERPDRLLIQGGGAIGCEIAQAMARLGSSVTLVHRGDRLLAKEDAEASQVVLEALRADGVDVRLKTSVRAVSAAGTSATSASGGARLSDGSDVVFDRMLAALGRQARTGALGLEVAGVALDASGAVAVDRAMKTSNPRIRAAGDVTALPRFTHTAGMYASVAATNAVLGLSRAADLDVVPRVTFTSPEVGAVGVDPAQAPGRGMRVIVQQHAHLDRAIADGHTDGFTKIVVDRRGRVAGAVIVGPRAGESLAEYTVATRARLSVNALASTIHAYPTYSDAGWNAVVSEARRGLGRGAVSLAIRGLSAVRRRRA; the protein is encoded by the coding sequence ATGACCAGATCCTCTCGGCGCGTCGGCTCCACCGTGACCCCCGCTCAGGCGGCGAGCAGGCAGTGGGACCTCGTCGTGCTCGGCGCGGGAAGCGCCGGGCTCGTCGCATCGCGGACGGCGGCCGCCCTCGGGGCGAGCGTGCTGCTCATCGAGGCCGGGCGCTTCGGCGGCGAGTGCCTGCATACGGGGTGCGTCCCGTCGAAGGCTCTGATCGCGACGGCGGCCGCGGCGCACGCCGCTCGGCACGGGTCCACGCTGGGGGTCGGAGGGCAGGACGTCCCCATCGACTTCGGCGCCGTGATGTCTCATGTGCGCGCAGCCATCCGCCGGATCGAGCCTGTGGACTCCCCGGACGCGCTCGCGAAGGACGGCGTGCACTCGTTGCGCGGGCATGCCCGGTTCGACGGCCCGGATGCGGTGGTGGTCGACGCGGAGCGCATCCGGTTCCGTGACGCGATCGTCGCGACGGGAAGCGCCCCCATCCGCAGTCCGGCGGAGGGTGCGGAGTCGATCGATGTCCTCACGAATGAGACGTTCTGGGATCTGGACGAACGTCCGGATCGACTCCTCATCCAGGGCGGCGGCGCCATCGGGTGCGAGATCGCCCAGGCGATGGCCCGGCTCGGCAGTTCTGTGACGCTCGTGCACCGAGGAGACCGCCTCCTGGCGAAAGAGGACGCCGAGGCCTCGCAGGTCGTCCTCGAGGCTCTGCGAGCCGACGGTGTCGACGTGCGCCTGAAGACCTCCGTGCGCGCCGTGTCGGCCGCGGGGACGAGTGCGACCTCCGCCTCCGGGGGCGCCCGTCTCAGCGACGGCTCCGACGTGGTGTTCGATCGGATGCTGGCCGCTCTGGGACGGCAGGCCAGGACGGGCGCTCTCGGCCTGGAGGTCGCCGGCGTGGCGCTCGACGCGAGCGGAGCGGTCGCCGTCGACCGTGCGATGAAGACGTCGAATCCGCGCATCCGCGCGGCCGGTGACGTCACCGCCCTCCCGCGCTTCACCCACACGGCGGGAATGTACGCCAGCGTGGCCGCGACGAACGCCGTGCTCGGGCTGTCGCGCGCAGCCGACCTCGACGTCGTCCCCCGCGTGACCTTCACGTCGCCGGAAGTCGGCGCCGTGGGTGTCGACCCTGCGCAGGCCCCCGGCCGGGGCATGCGTGTGATCGTGCAGCAGCACGCCCACCTCGACAGGGCGATCGCGGACGGACACACGGACGGCTTCACCAAGATCGTGGTGGACCGTCGCGGACGGGTCGCGGGGGCGGTGATCGTGGGCCCGCGAGCCGGCGAGTCGCTGGCCGAGTACACCGTCGCGACCAGAGCGCGATTGTCGGTGAACGCACTCGCCTCGACCATCCACGCCTACCCGACGTACTCGGACGCCGGGTGGAACGCCGTCGTGTCCGAGGCCCGACGCGGTCTCGGCCGAGGAGCGGTGTCGCTGGCGATCCGCGGGCTGTCCGCGGTGCGCAGACGACGCGCGTGA
- a CDS encoding cupin domain-containing protein — translation MSSEEIILGDLPAGIVRADEAYAGRVWNVLGHTYTTKIESASTYSWLSLDPAGTGVPPHVHPTQDEFIYVFEGVYTLYLDGQWTTAGPGDLVQMPRNLPHAYYNKQDSVAKSLFWVSPGGKLANLFSLLHNVTDPAEVVRLSAANGVDFLPEGAVDGA, via the coding sequence ATGAGTTCCGAAGAGATCATCCTCGGCGATCTTCCCGCGGGAATCGTGCGGGCGGACGAGGCCTACGCCGGTCGGGTGTGGAACGTCCTCGGGCACACGTACACCACCAAGATCGAGAGCGCGTCGACCTATTCGTGGCTGTCGCTCGATCCGGCCGGCACCGGAGTCCCTCCGCACGTGCACCCCACGCAGGACGAGTTCATCTACGTCTTCGAGGGCGTCTACACGCTCTACCTCGATGGACAGTGGACGACCGCAGGCCCCGGCGATCTCGTCCAGATGCCCCGCAACCTGCCGCACGCCTATTACAACAAGCAGGACTCGGTGGCGAAGTCGCTCTTCTGGGTCAGTCCCGGCGGGAAGCTGGCGAACCTGTTCAGCCTGCTCCACAACGTCACCGACCCCGCCGAGGTCGTCCGCCTGTCGGCTGCGAACGGCGTCGACTTCCTGCCCGAGGGCGCGGTCGACGGGGCGTGA
- a CDS encoding ABC transporter substrate-binding protein — protein sequence MPRSGSRHRRASALALGIGLLALAACAAPQTEASQTYDDWDSVLADADGQTVQLWMYGGDDQGNAYVDDVLSPAAAEYGVTVERVPVTDTRDALNRVFTEIQAGRSDGTVDLIWVNGDNFRTGKAADAWLCDWTGLLPSMAGTDPDDPLLQSDFGTPVDGCEAPWHKAQFTLAYNAEAIPDPPTTLAGVLDWAEAHPGRFTYPAPPDFTGSVFVREVLASVSGGSDKVPATFSEDAYDELSPALYERLSALAPSLWRGGDTYPANEAELGQLFADRQIDITMTYGPATLTDLVADGTYPPETKVLTLEEGTVGNASFLGLPANSDSIAGAMVVANVALSVEQQVAKAQPDVWGQFTVLDIDGLGDADRALFDALPTSPVVPGYDVLSRNAHGELAAEWVPALDDGWRSGVLQE from the coding sequence ATGCCCCGCTCCGGATCCCGACACCGTCGGGCATCCGCCCTGGCTCTCGGCATCGGCCTCCTCGCCCTGGCGGCGTGTGCGGCACCGCAGACAGAGGCGTCTCAGACGTACGACGACTGGGACAGCGTGCTCGCCGACGCCGACGGTCAGACCGTCCAGTTGTGGATGTACGGCGGAGACGATCAGGGCAACGCCTACGTCGACGACGTGCTGTCGCCCGCTGCCGCCGAATACGGCGTCACGGTCGAGCGGGTGCCCGTGACCGATACCCGCGATGCCCTGAACCGCGTGTTCACCGAGATCCAGGCGGGCCGCTCCGACGGCACCGTGGACCTCATCTGGGTCAACGGAGACAACTTCCGCACGGGCAAGGCGGCCGACGCGTGGCTGTGCGACTGGACCGGCCTCCTGCCCTCGATGGCAGGCACCGACCCAGATGACCCGCTCCTACAATCGGACTTCGGCACGCCGGTCGACGGCTGCGAGGCCCCCTGGCACAAGGCGCAGTTCACCCTCGCCTACAACGCCGAGGCCATCCCCGACCCGCCCACGACGCTGGCGGGGGTGCTGGACTGGGCGGAGGCGCACCCCGGCCGTTTCACCTACCCCGCTCCCCCGGACTTCACCGGCTCCGTGTTCGTGCGCGAGGTCCTGGCCAGCGTCTCCGGCGGCTCGGACAAGGTGCCTGCGACATTCTCGGAGGATGCCTACGACGAGCTCTCACCCGCACTGTACGAGCGCCTCAGCGCGCTGGCGCCGAGCCTGTGGCGCGGTGGCGACACCTACCCCGCGAACGAGGCGGAGCTCGGCCAGCTCTTCGCCGACCGCCAGATCGACATCACGATGACGTACGGGCCCGCGACCCTCACGGACCTCGTCGCCGACGGCACGTACCCGCCGGAGACCAAGGTCCTCACTCTCGAAGAGGGGACGGTGGGCAACGCCAGCTTCCTCGGACTGCCCGCCAATTCCGACTCGATCGCCGGCGCGATGGTCGTCGCGAACGTGGCGCTGTCGGTCGAGCAGCAGGTGGCGAAAGCGCAGCCGGACGTGTGGGGGCAGTTCACCGTGCTGGACATCGACGGACTGGGCGACGCGGACCGAGCCCTGTTCGACGCCCTTCCGACATCGCCGGTGGTGCCGGGCTACGACGTCCTCTCGCGCAACGCGCACGGCGAGCTCGCGGCGGAGTGGGTGCCGGCGCTCGACGACGGCTGGCGATCCGGCGTCCTGCAGGAATGA
- a CDS encoding alpha/beta hydrolase family protein — MTASPVGGSSEGILRYGDHPDQRIELSHPRERRRGVAALIHGGYWRAPFTAGLMRPLAPALLEAGWLVANIEYRRAGDGWAATRDDVAAALTSVRAWDPTSELLIIGHSVGGQLALLNGRAGDAIVALAPVTDLVAAYREGSGDGAVEEFLQASPESRPDLFAEASPIAHIPPPGDVLVVHGCDDARVPVTQSRAYVAASRAAGRDIAFLELPSLPHLDAIDPSAPHWRDVFAWLERGRAASV, encoded by the coding sequence GTGACGGCCTCCCCGGTCGGGGGCTCGTCAGAGGGCATCCTCCGCTACGGCGATCATCCCGATCAGCGGATCGAGCTGTCGCATCCGCGTGAGCGACGCCGCGGCGTCGCTGCGCTCATCCATGGCGGCTACTGGCGAGCGCCCTTCACCGCCGGCCTGATGCGGCCGCTGGCGCCGGCTCTGCTCGAAGCCGGGTGGCTGGTCGCGAACATCGAATACCGACGGGCCGGGGACGGCTGGGCCGCCACGCGGGACGACGTCGCTGCCGCGCTGACGTCGGTGCGGGCGTGGGACCCGACATCGGAACTGCTCATCATCGGGCACTCGGTCGGAGGACAGCTGGCTCTGCTCAACGGTCGCGCCGGGGATGCGATCGTCGCGCTCGCCCCGGTCACGGATCTCGTCGCCGCATATCGCGAGGGCAGCGGGGACGGTGCGGTCGAGGAGTTCCTCCAGGCGTCGCCCGAGAGTCGGCCGGACCTCTTCGCCGAGGCATCACCCATCGCTCACATCCCTCCGCCCGGCGACGTGCTCGTCGTCCATGGATGCGACGATGCCCGCGTCCCCGTCACGCAGTCGCGCGCCTATGTCGCCGCCTCTCGGGCGGCGGGACGCGACATCGCGTTCCTGGAGCTGCCGAGCCTCCCCCATCTCGACGCCATCGATCCTTCGGCACCGCACTGGCGCGACGTCTTCGCCTGGCTCGAACGGGGTCGCGCGGCCAGTGTCTGA
- a CDS encoding ABC transporter permease, whose protein sequence is MSFAPVARRRGTTAQRVQGALLVLPAVLPAALVVGGGIGATLLQAFGLMPVAGPAVARADAFLAHPRELGAAVIVSLAVATVATLVAVVVGTVAAVVIVSGRIGSRLIAALGATTVTVPHLIGAAAIGLLLSDAGVLPRLLGIPPEAWPAWVGGPLWGAVIAEFAWKESAFVALVVTGTLATRIATYDETAALLGAGRWRRFRHVLLPLTMPSIVICAAISFVYALGSYEVSWLLGRTYPEPLPVLAVRLFQGVSLDSRPEAAAVALITCAIALAFVGGTFAALRRTAVWR, encoded by the coding sequence ATGAGCTTCGCGCCTGTCGCGCGACGCCGCGGGACGACCGCCCAGCGCGTGCAGGGTGCGCTCCTCGTGCTCCCGGCCGTGCTGCCGGCCGCGCTGGTCGTCGGCGGCGGCATCGGAGCGACGCTGCTGCAGGCGTTCGGTCTCATGCCGGTCGCCGGCCCCGCGGTGGCGCGGGCGGACGCGTTCCTCGCCCACCCGCGCGAGCTCGGGGCGGCCGTGATCGTCTCCCTGGCCGTGGCGACGGTGGCGACGCTGGTCGCCGTCGTCGTCGGGACGGTCGCTGCCGTGGTCATCGTGTCGGGACGGATCGGCAGCCGGCTGATCGCGGCGCTCGGCGCCACCACCGTCACCGTGCCCCACCTCATCGGCGCGGCCGCCATCGGGCTGCTGCTGTCCGACGCAGGTGTCCTGCCGCGGCTGCTCGGAATCCCGCCCGAGGCGTGGCCGGCATGGGTGGGCGGGCCGCTGTGGGGAGCCGTCATCGCCGAGTTCGCGTGGAAGGAGTCGGCGTTCGTCGCCCTGGTCGTGACAGGAACGCTCGCCACACGGATCGCCACGTACGACGAGACCGCCGCTCTGCTCGGCGCCGGGCGGTGGCGTCGCTTCCGCCACGTGCTGCTGCCCCTGACGATGCCGTCCATCGTGATCTGCGCCGCGATCAGCTTCGTGTACGCACTGGGCTCGTACGAGGTGTCGTGGCTGCTGGGACGCACCTATCCCGAGCCGCTGCCCGTGCTCGCGGTGCGCCTCTTCCAAGGGGTGTCGCTCGACTCCCGCCCGGAGGCGGCCGCGGTGGCCCTCATCACGTGCGCCATCGCCCTCGCCTTCGTCGGGGGCACGTTCGCGGCCCTGCGACGCACTGCGGTATGGCGGTGA
- a CDS encoding TVP38/TMEM64 family protein, producing the protein MSEGSVTSMMRVFSGARSGRRVWLRLVLLLVFVALAAVVGVLVGPADLAQVRAWATGVGVGGAMLFVVAYAGLTLTPAPKNVLTVAAGLVWGFWPALAMVYIGALLGAAASFILGRWLGREAVERLTGGRVERVDAALARRGFLAVLGARLVPLIPFTLINYGSGLTSVRVRDYALGTAVGIIPGSVAYVALGAFGLELGPPFWIAVSVLGALALAGVIAGAVLRRRSGSRPDGGGTPDRTGEVGSA; encoded by the coding sequence ATGTCGGAAGGAAGCGTGACGTCGATGATGCGCGTGTTCTCCGGCGCCCGGTCCGGACGGCGGGTGTGGCTGCGACTCGTCCTCCTCCTCGTCTTCGTCGCGCTCGCCGCAGTGGTCGGAGTGCTCGTCGGCCCGGCCGATCTGGCACAGGTGCGGGCGTGGGCGACCGGGGTCGGAGTCGGCGGTGCGATGCTGTTCGTCGTCGCGTACGCCGGGCTCACACTCACGCCCGCTCCGAAGAACGTCCTCACCGTCGCCGCGGGACTGGTGTGGGGCTTCTGGCCCGCGCTGGCGATGGTCTACATCGGCGCTCTGCTCGGCGCTGCGGCCTCCTTCATCCTGGGCCGCTGGCTGGGGAGGGAAGCCGTGGAGCGACTGACGGGGGGGCGGGTGGAACGAGTGGATGCCGCGCTCGCGCGTCGAGGATTCCTCGCGGTCCTCGGGGCCCGCCTGGTGCCCCTCATCCCGTTCACCCTCATCAACTACGGGTCGGGGCTGACGTCCGTCCGGGTGCGCGACTACGCCCTCGGCACGGCGGTCGGGATCATCCCCGGGTCCGTCGCCTACGTCGCTCTCGGCGCGTTCGGGCTGGAGCTCGGGCCGCCGTTCTGGATCGCCGTGTCCGTGCTGGGCGCGCTCGCGCTGGCCGGAGTGATCGCGGGGGCGGTGCTCCGGCGCCGCAGCGGCAGCCGACCCGACGGTGGCGGGACGCCCGATCGGACGGGCGAGGTGGGGAGTGCTTGA
- a CDS encoding class I SAM-dependent methyltransferase — translation MAAFLRRYGVGARWYDTLSGERWVYRAGRLAGVQLLAPRPGDVVVDLGCGTGLNFLLLFEAVGPRGMIIGVDRSPDMLDRARRRVDRAGWDGQVRLLQADAVRLDPSDVVDLAGRPADALFSTYALSVIGDRQTAWNLSLETLRPEARACVVDMQPPRGTWRFLSPLARLACAAGGADITARPWRLLERVADPSTLRRSERKGGHIVVVAGDIA, via the coding sequence ATGGCAGCGTTCTTGCGACGCTACGGCGTCGGCGCGCGATGGTACGACACCCTCTCCGGCGAGCGCTGGGTGTACCGGGCAGGCAGACTCGCCGGAGTGCAGCTCCTCGCGCCGCGCCCGGGTGACGTCGTGGTCGATCTCGGGTGCGGCACCGGATTGAACTTTCTTCTGCTCTTCGAGGCCGTCGGTCCTCGGGGCATGATCATCGGGGTGGACCGGAGCCCGGACATGCTCGACCGCGCACGCCGACGTGTCGACCGTGCGGGATGGGATGGGCAGGTGCGTCTCCTCCAGGCAGATGCAGTCCGCCTCGACCCGTCCGACGTCGTCGATCTCGCCGGCCGCCCCGCGGACGCGCTCTTCAGCACCTATGCATTGAGCGTCATCGGGGACCGGCAGACCGCCTGGAACCTGTCTCTCGAGACGCTGCGGCCGGAGGCGCGGGCCTGCGTCGTCGACATGCAGCCTCCGCGAGGGACGTGGCGCTTCCTCTCGCCCCTCGCCCGGCTCGCCTGCGCCGCCGGCGGCGCGGACATCACCGCGCGGCCGTGGCGTCTCCTGGAGAGGGTGGCGGACCCGTCCACGCTGAGGCGGTCGGAACGCAAGGGCGGGCACATCGTGGTCGTGGCCGGCGACATCGCCTGA
- a CDS encoding ABC transporter ATP-binding protein, giving the protein MSAELALRGVGKRFTDAGLPALHDVSLTVEAGSCTAVLGPSGSGKSTLLRVIAGLETADAGSVLIGGRDVAGVAAERRGVGMVFQRSLLFPHLSVVDNVAFAGRVAGASRASARERADAYLDMVQLSGFGDRRVDELSGGQEQRVAIARALAAAPAVLLLDEPFSALDPALRADMHDLLESVRAAASPTIVLVTHDRDEASRVSDRIALIEHGRLLGEGTVAEAYRRPRTMRAAQLMGGRNEVPGTVDGGWHHSALGMVRVSSGVAHGPGTLVIRQEDVVLQPASERHPGVEGVAGVVETLRGTGARLEVAVRCRGILLHAEVSPMQSCVVGQPVVLTLPEAAVHVVTA; this is encoded by the coding sequence GTGAGCGCTGAACTCGCTCTCCGCGGCGTCGGGAAGCGGTTCACCGACGCCGGCCTCCCCGCCCTGCACGACGTCTCGCTCACGGTCGAGGCCGGGAGCTGCACCGCCGTGCTCGGACCGAGCGGATCGGGCAAGAGCACCCTCCTGCGGGTCATCGCCGGACTCGAGACGGCGGATGCCGGTTCGGTGCTGATCGGGGGGAGAGACGTCGCCGGCGTCGCCGCCGAGCGCCGCGGCGTGGGCATGGTCTTCCAGCGGTCGCTGCTCTTCCCTCATCTGTCCGTCGTGGACAACGTCGCCTTCGCAGGACGGGTGGCGGGGGCGTCTCGGGCGTCGGCCCGGGAACGGGCGGATGCCTACCTGGACATGGTCCAGCTGTCCGGCTTCGGCGACCGCCGGGTGGACGAGCTGTCGGGCGGTCAGGAGCAGCGCGTGGCGATCGCCCGCGCTCTCGCGGCGGCTCCCGCCGTGCTGCTGCTGGACGAGCCCTTCAGCGCGCTGGACCCCGCACTTCGCGCGGATATGCACGACCTGCTCGAATCGGTCCGGGCTGCCGCGTCTCCCACCATCGTCCTGGTCACCCATGACCGGGACGAGGCGTCGCGGGTGTCGGATCGCATCGCCCTCATCGAGCACGGCCGGCTCCTCGGTGAGGGCACGGTGGCCGAGGCCTACCGTCGACCGCGCACGATGCGGGCCGCGCAGCTGATGGGTGGACGCAACGAGGTGCCCGGCACCGTGGACGGCGGGTGGCACCACAGCGCGCTGGGCATGGTCCGCGTCTCAAGCGGGGTCGCCCACGGCCCCGGCACCCTCGTCATCCGCCAGGAGGACGTGGTGCTCCAGCCCGCCTCGGAGCGGCATCCGGGGGTCGAGGGCGTCGCCGGCGTCGTCGAGACGCTGCGGGGGACCGGAGCCCGCCTCGAGGTCGCCGTCCGGTGTCGGGGCATTCTGCTGCACGCGGAGGTCTCGCCGATGCAGTCGTGCGTCGTGGGTCAGCCGGTCGTGCTGACCCTGCCCGAAGCGGCGGTGCACGTCGTGACCGCCTGA
- a CDS encoding CDP-alcohol phosphatidyltransferase family protein yields the protein MLDASARALLARPLEAAAAAIDRPHVTPDRLTVAGLALGVAAAGAAAMQLWGVALTLWLVSRLADGLDGTLARRRRARAPRGDQSRESHAGGFLDITADFVAYGSTVVGVAIGAANQFDAPWWPFLLVLLTYYVNGTAFLAFSSIAERTGRTLDDGRSLSFLGRIAEGTETIAVHALWMIVPFWSWQIALGWSVFVAVSAAQRIIVGYLRLR from the coding sequence GTGCTTGACGCCTCGGCGCGGGCGCTGCTGGCGCGTCCGCTGGAGGCCGCCGCGGCCGCCATCGACCGCCCGCACGTCACCCCCGATCGCCTCACCGTCGCGGGGCTGGCGCTCGGGGTCGCGGCGGCCGGCGCAGCGGCGATGCAGCTGTGGGGGGTCGCTCTCACACTCTGGCTCGTGTCCCGGCTGGCGGATGGCCTGGACGGCACGCTCGCGCGGCGTCGACGCGCGCGAGCGCCGCGAGGGGATCAGTCGCGGGAGAGTCACGCGGGCGGCTTCCTGGACATCACGGCGGATTTCGTCGCCTACGGGTCCACGGTCGTCGGCGTGGCGATCGGCGCGGCGAACCAGTTCGACGCGCCGTGGTGGCCGTTCCTGCTCGTCCTTCTGACGTACTACGTCAACGGCACGGCCTTCCTGGCCTTCTCGTCCATCGCCGAACGGACCGGTCGCACGCTGGACGACGGGCGGTCGCTGTCGTTCCTGGGCCGCATCGCGGAGGGGACCGAGACGATCGCCGTGCACGCCCTGTGGATGATCGTGCCGTTCTGGTCATGGCAGATCGCCCTGGGATGGTCGGTGTTCGTCGCGGTGAGCGCCGCCCAGCGCATCATCGTGGGTTATCTGCGCCTCCGCTGA
- a CDS encoding ABC transporter permease: protein MTSSALTAPRGAGRLIRLAATIALVVWFAVPFLPLALWSFADAWSFPSPLPTSWGLRGVEDAVGFGALPSFARSVLLGLIVAAVATPLGALAARALTFGAVPFPRTVSAMLLAPIALPPFAAVLGVNVLLLRVHVPSAAGVVIVLVVLALPYTAFVMRAAYGAYDLSYEEEARLLGAGRLQVLRRIQLPMIAPALARAAFFAFLIAWSDYIVTLIVGGGEIVTLPLVVASAAAGLGNDAAVAVMSLTAVLPPIALLLAVLRLRGPRRGAVRPAPTRGIPDPVASLGAGAARER from the coding sequence ATGACCTCGAGCGCCCTGACCGCCCCGCGAGGGGCCGGACGCCTGATCCGTCTCGCCGCCACGATCGCCCTCGTCGTGTGGTTCGCGGTGCCGTTCCTGCCGCTGGCCCTCTGGTCGTTCGCCGACGCGTGGTCGTTCCCGTCTCCGCTGCCGACGTCCTGGGGACTGCGCGGCGTCGAGGACGCCGTCGGCTTCGGAGCCCTCCCCTCCTTCGCGCGCTCCGTTCTGCTGGGACTGATCGTCGCCGCCGTCGCGACTCCCCTCGGCGCGCTGGCCGCACGGGCTCTGACGTTCGGCGCGGTCCCGTTCCCGCGGACCGTCTCCGCGATGCTGCTCGCGCCGATCGCCCTGCCCCCCTTCGCCGCCGTCCTCGGGGTCAACGTGCTCCTCCTCCGGGTTCACGTGCCTTCCGCGGCCGGGGTGGTCATCGTGCTGGTCGTCCTCGCGCTGCCCTACACCGCGTTCGTCATGCGCGCCGCCTACGGGGCCTACGACCTCTCTTACGAGGAGGAGGCGCGGCTGCTCGGCGCCGGGAGGCTCCAGGTCCTGCGCCGCATCCAGCTCCCGATGATCGCCCCCGCGCTCGCGCGTGCGGCCTTCTTCGCGTTCCTCATCGCATGGAGTGACTACATCGTGACCCTCATCGTCGGCGGTGGTGAGATCGTGACACTCCCCCTCGTGGTCGCGAGCGCGGCCGCCGGTCTCGGCAACGACGCGGCCGTCGCGGTCATGTCGTTGACCGCCGTCCTCCCGCCGATCGCGCTCCTGCTCGCCGTCCTCCGACTGCGTGGCCCGCGGCGCGGGGCCGTCCGCCCGGCGCCGACCCGCGGCATCCCGGATCCTGTGGCCTCCCTTGGCGCGGGAGCAGCTCGTGAGCGCTGA
- a CDS encoding MFS transporter: protein MNGPSGEDAAPGRVHGTGAVIVAQLLLRTASAAGALALGSYFVDLSRDGAPVGAVLLGVLSGLSFLAELVLAPAAGSASDRRGRRVFLIVAPLLAAAGILLTPGASLIAAAPSVALVVVVVGTSRLLDGAGAAISAPATLGLLADASDGDRARRGRVTSLYELSSSGGIALGAVAGPLLFGALGLWSFAVLCGVYVVASVIVLIFVPPSPVGVSTPTRTRATDRIRVLLQPRLLAFLPAWIAVNAILGIWVTSQITFVLAGDRRAEGQSFPGAFAGNEAGLSAVLGVYVLVFSLCILAWAFFIGRLPTVPVLFITVAGAIVASLGLMLANHGLPLAVALPLVLLGVFLEAGFTPAALTHLSDISREYRENRGLIMGAYSVVVGAGYLLGNVLGGVFAEWLLFDGLALLTMALAVVALVAIAAMAVVEKRSRAGDRRHGDESGTTSVATDPNEHP, encoded by the coding sequence GTGAACGGCCCGTCGGGGGAGGATGCTGCGCCGGGGCGCGTCCACGGGACGGGTGCCGTCATCGTCGCTCAGCTGCTGCTGCGGACGGCGTCGGCCGCGGGAGCGCTCGCGCTCGGCTCGTACTTCGTCGACCTGTCGCGCGACGGCGCGCCCGTGGGTGCGGTGCTCCTCGGCGTGCTGTCGGGTCTCAGCTTCCTGGCCGAGCTGGTGCTCGCTCCCGCTGCCGGGTCCGCCAGCGACCGGCGCGGACGGCGCGTCTTCCTCATCGTCGCCCCCCTCCTGGCGGCGGCGGGCATCCTGCTCACCCCCGGTGCGTCGCTCATCGCCGCGGCGCCCTCCGTCGCGCTGGTGGTCGTCGTGGTGGGCACGTCGCGGCTCCTCGACGGTGCCGGCGCCGCGATCTCCGCGCCGGCGACGCTGGGCCTGCTGGCCGATGCGAGTGACGGGGACCGGGCACGCAGGGGCCGCGTGACGAGCCTGTACGAGCTGTCCTCGTCCGGCGGCATCGCCCTGGGCGCCGTCGCGGGGCCGCTGCTGTTCGGCGCCCTGGGGCTGTGGAGCTTCGCGGTCCTCTGCGGCGTCTATGTCGTGGCATCCGTCATCGTCCTGATCTTCGTCCCGCCCTCCCCGGTCGGCGTGTCGACGCCCACCCGAACCCGCGCCACCGACCGGATCCGGGTACTCCTCCAACCCCGGCTCCTCGCCTTCCTGCCGGCCTGGATCGCCGTGAACGCGATCCTCGGCATCTGGGTCACGTCGCAGATCACCTTCGTCCTCGCCGGCGATCGTCGCGCCGAGGGCCAGAGTTTCCCGGGTGCGTTCGCCGGGAACGAGGCGGGGCTGTCGGCCGTCCTCGGGGTGTATGTGCTCGTCTTCAGCCTCTGCATCCTCGCGTGGGCGTTCTTCATCGGACGGCTTCCGACCGTGCCCGTCCTCTTCATCACGGTCGCGGGAGCGATCGTCGCCTCCCTGGGCCTGATGCTGGCCAATCACGGACTGCCGCTCGCCGTCGCCCTTCCGCTGGTGCTGCTCGGGGTCTTCCTCGAGGCCGGCTTCACGCCCGCCGCGCTCACCCACCTCAGCGACATCTCACGGGAGTATCGCGAGAACCGGGGTCTCATCATGGGTGCCTACTCGGTGGTCGTGGGGGCCGGGTACCTCCTCGGCAACGTCCTCGGCGGTGTGTTCGCGGAGTGGCTGCTGTTCGACGGACTGGCGCTGTTGACGATGGCCCTGGCCGTGGTGGCGCTCGTGGCGATCGCGGCGATGGCCGTGGTGGAGAAGCGCTCGCGCGCCGGCGACCGCCGTCACGGCGACGAGTCGGGCACGACATCGGTCGCGACGGATCCGAACGAGCACCCGTGA